One segment of Bradyrhizobium sp. CB2312 DNA contains the following:
- a CDS encoding AEC family transporter — protein MEVASLVLPVFAIIVTGWLAGEFGYLSRSLADALVHFAYNVAMPALLIVTIAQEPARNLLEWRFLLAFGGGSLICFALVFVAVRGKHDLASSTIHGMAAAMTNTGFVALPILHAIYGQPAVLPAAVATVFVAAVMFPITVILLERNAREPAHSAGLARQILLNPMVLSTLIGLLWSITGLRIPAAVAAYLNMIAAALTPCALFAIGLGLSVEGLRSNLKASFALAAIKLVIMPLLVYGLCVILGLNPLYTVAAVICAAVPTAKTVYVLAHEHKVEEKLVAATVSVTTMLSVGTLLVALYLLSGLATGSR, from the coding sequence ATGGAGGTCGCCAGCCTCGTTCTTCCCGTATTCGCGATCATCGTCACCGGGTGGCTCGCCGGCGAGTTCGGCTATCTCTCGCGCTCGCTCGCCGATGCGCTGGTGCATTTCGCCTACAACGTGGCGATGCCGGCGCTGCTGATCGTCACCATCGCCCAGGAGCCGGCGCGCAATCTCTTGGAATGGCGCTTCCTGCTCGCGTTCGGCGGCGGCTCCCTCATCTGCTTCGCGCTGGTCTTCGTCGCCGTTCGCGGAAAGCATGATCTCGCCAGCAGCACGATCCACGGCATGGCGGCGGCGATGACCAATACCGGGTTCGTCGCGCTGCCGATCCTGCATGCGATCTACGGCCAGCCCGCCGTCCTGCCCGCCGCGGTGGCGACGGTGTTCGTGGCCGCGGTGATGTTTCCGATCACCGTCATCCTGCTGGAGCGGAACGCGCGCGAGCCTGCGCATTCCGCCGGCCTCGCAAGGCAGATCCTGCTCAATCCGATGGTGCTGTCGACCCTCATCGGCCTCCTCTGGTCGATCACGGGCTTGCGGATTCCAGCAGCCGTCGCGGCCTATCTGAACATGATCGCGGCCGCGCTCACGCCCTGCGCGCTGTTTGCCATCGGGCTCGGCCTGTCGGTCGAAGGCCTCCGCTCGAACCTGAAGGCATCGTTCGCACTCGCCGCCATCAAGCTGGTGATCATGCCGCTGCTCGTCTACGGGCTCTGCGTGATCCTGGGCCTCAATCCGCTCTACACGGTGGCCGCCGTCATCTGCGCGGCCGTGCCGACGGCGAAGACCGTGTATGTGCTGGCGCACGAGCACAAGGTCGAGGAGAAGCTGGTTGCGGCCACGGTCTCGGTCACGACGATGCTGTCGGTCGGAACATTGCTGGTCGCGCTCTACCTGCTCTCGGGCCTCGCCACCGGATCGCGCTGA
- a CDS encoding outer membrane protein has product MKKILIATVALLVAGAAAPAVGADLGNRNYYKTPAPAYAAPIYNWTGFYIGGHVGGAFSSDNNFNGLSTGNNGNGRFLGGLQVGADWQFNPNFVVGVEGQYSWLSGSVGAVFPGGIAYTNDQRGLGSLTGRVGYTWGPGLVYVKGGYAYSNNNEKVTVGGVPTAFVIDGDHKNGYTVGAGIEYMFAPNWSAKAEYQYYNFGDAHFTGGPLTGTGNFTTDDHTIKAGVNYRFNWASPAVARY; this is encoded by the coding sequence ATGAAGAAGATTCTGATTGCGACCGTTGCGCTGCTCGTGGCGGGCGCTGCCGCGCCGGCCGTCGGCGCCGATCTCGGTAATCGCAATTACTACAAGACGCCCGCGCCGGCCTATGCCGCACCGATCTACAACTGGACCGGCTTCTATATCGGCGGCCATGTCGGTGGCGCGTTCTCCAGCGACAACAATTTCAACGGCCTCTCCACCGGCAACAACGGCAACGGCCGTTTCCTCGGCGGCCTGCAGGTCGGCGCGGACTGGCAGTTCAACCCGAATTTCGTGGTCGGCGTCGAGGGCCAGTATTCCTGGCTCTCCGGCAGCGTCGGCGCGGTGTTCCCGGGCGGCATCGCCTACACCAATGACCAGCGCGGCCTCGGCTCGCTCACCGGCCGTGTCGGCTACACATGGGGTCCGGGCCTCGTCTATGTGAAGGGCGGCTACGCCTATTCGAACAACAACGAGAAGGTGACCGTCGGCGGCGTGCCGACCGCCTTCGTCATCGATGGCGATCACAAGAACGGCTACACCGTCGGCGCCGGCATCGAGTACATGTTCGCCCCGAACTGGTCGGCCAAGGCCGAATACCAGTACTACAATTTCGGCGATGCGCACTTCACCGGAGGCCCGCTGACGGGCACCGGCAACTTCACCACCGACGACCACACCATCAAGGCGGGCGTCAACTACCGCTTCAATTGGGCGAGCCCGGCCGTCGCGCGCTACTGA
- a CDS encoding methyl-accepting chemotaxis protein, whose translation MAIRLGVGRVLGRFKPRFKMPKWGVRGSLFAAFGVIAGMGLVIAAGAGLALQNLGGRMTELSGRDIPRLAASLQLSALSASLAAQGPALLAAQSEEALNERTKKLKELQEQTQQKLNEIIELGADKSVVAGLSDTMKSINEAAQSLAKAARERLDIAALHDKQYDALRNAQSAFVGAASPAMLEAQTRVNAILGSANLSAEDATEAAQTVGQLGNVVASGNLAAADMSAALSASTSDKLDDIQKEFKTAQGRLRSNLDLLADNEGNKMLRATAEKLLALGTGKTGVFNLREKELDSIDYGQTILDETRKLNVGLGISVQQLVDGVQKETNASTFQARQEISLATSVMLALGALMLVCSALFVWLYVGRNILRRIRELQRAMQLLSAGDLDTEIVRSRQNDEIGAMKETLTVFRASMIEARALASEQDKDRVAKAERAAHMEARIAEFEGAVRTALDNLAQSANSMQSTAQSMSNTADQSNALVNAVASAAEETSVNVQTVSSGTEQLSSSIEEISKQVVTSAAIAKKAVDEAGATDTTVQSLADSASRISVVVDLIQTIASQTNLLALNATIEAARAGEAGRGFAVVASEVKSLASQTAKATEEIRTQIASMQQVTTSAVGAIQGIGRIIGEINDVTTTIAAAIEEQGAATREIARNIQHAAGGTSEVSSNIVGVSTASAEAGAAAGEVLSASDALRREADMLRGEIDAFLNNMRAA comes from the coding sequence ATGGCGATCCGTCTGGGCGTTGGCCGCGTGCTCGGCCGATTCAAGCCTCGCTTCAAAATGCCGAAATGGGGCGTGCGCGGCAGCCTGTTCGCGGCCTTCGGCGTGATCGCGGGCATGGGCCTCGTGATCGCTGCCGGTGCTGGCCTCGCGCTGCAGAATCTCGGCGGACGCATGACCGAGCTAAGCGGACGTGACATTCCGCGCCTTGCCGCCAGCCTGCAATTGTCGGCCCTGAGCGCCAGCCTTGCGGCACAGGGACCGGCCCTGCTCGCGGCTCAAAGCGAGGAAGCCCTCAACGAGCGCACCAAGAAGCTCAAGGAATTGCAGGAGCAGACTCAGCAGAAACTCAACGAGATCATCGAGCTCGGTGCCGACAAGTCCGTCGTCGCCGGACTCAGCGACACGATGAAGAGCATCAACGAGGCGGCCCAGAGCCTGGCCAAGGCCGCCCGCGAACGGCTGGACATCGCAGCCCTCCATGACAAGCAATATGACGCGCTGCGCAACGCGCAGAGCGCGTTCGTCGGCGCGGCCAGTCCGGCGATGCTGGAGGCGCAGACCCGCGTCAACGCCATTCTCGGCTCGGCAAACCTGTCGGCCGAAGATGCCACCGAAGCTGCGCAGACCGTCGGCCAGCTCGGCAACGTCGTCGCCAGCGGCAATCTCGCCGCCGCCGACATGAGTGCAGCACTGTCGGCGAGCACGAGCGACAAGCTCGACGACATCCAGAAGGAGTTCAAGACGGCCCAAGGACGCCTGCGGTCGAACCTCGATCTGCTGGCGGACAACGAGGGTAACAAGATGCTGCGCGCGACGGCGGAAAAGCTGCTTGCGCTCGGCACCGGCAAGACCGGCGTGTTCAATCTGCGTGAAAAGGAGCTCGACTCCATCGACTACGGCCAGACCATCCTGGACGAGACGCGCAAGCTCAATGTCGGCCTTGGCATCAGCGTGCAGCAGCTCGTCGACGGCGTGCAGAAGGAGACCAATGCCTCGACCTTCCAGGCCCGGCAGGAGATTTCGCTCGCGACGTCGGTCATGCTGGCGCTGGGCGCGCTGATGCTGGTCTGCTCCGCGCTGTTCGTCTGGCTCTATGTCGGCCGCAACATCCTGCGCCGCATCCGCGAGCTTCAGCGCGCCATGCAGCTGCTCTCGGCCGGCGACCTCGATACCGAAATCGTCCGCTCCCGTCAGAACGACGAGATCGGCGCGATGAAGGAAACGCTGACGGTGTTCCGCGCCAGCATGATCGAAGCCCGCGCATTGGCGAGCGAGCAAGACAAGGATCGCGTCGCCAAGGCCGAACGCGCCGCCCATATGGAAGCCAGGATCGCGGAGTTCGAGGGTGCCGTGCGAACCGCGCTCGACAATCTGGCGCAATCGGCCAATTCGATGCAGTCGACCGCGCAGAGCATGTCGAACACCGCCGACCAATCCAACGCGCTGGTGAACGCGGTCGCTTCCGCTGCGGAGGAGACCTCGGTCAACGTACAGACCGTCTCGTCAGGCACCGAGCAGCTGTCGTCCTCGATCGAGGAGATCAGCAAGCAGGTCGTCACTTCCGCCGCGATCGCCAAGAAGGCGGTCGACGAGGCCGGCGCCACCGACACCACGGTGCAGAGCCTTGCCGACAGCGCAAGCCGCATCAGCGTCGTCGTCGACCTGATCCAGACCATCGCCTCGCAGACCAATCTGCTCGCCCTCAACGCCACCATCGAGGCGGCGCGCGCGGGCGAGGCCGGCCGCGGCTTCGCGGTGGTCGCCTCCGAGGTGAAGAGCCTCGCGAGCCAGACCGCCAAGGCGACCGAGGAGATCCGGACCCAGATCGCCAGCATGCAGCAGGTCACGACCTCCGCGGTCGGCGCGATCCAGGGCATCGGCCGGATCATCGGCGAGATCAACGACGTCACGACGACGATCGCCGCCGCGATCGAGGAACAGGGCGCAGCCACCCGCGAGATCGCCCGCAACATCCAGCATGCTGCGGGGGGCACCAGCGAGGTCTCCAGCAACATCGTCGGCGTCTCCACCGCATCGGCCGAGGCTGGCGCGGCGGCAGGCGAAGTGCTGAGTGCATCGGACGCGCTCCGCCGCGAGGCCGACATGCTGCGCGGGGAGATCGACGCGTTCCTCAACAATATGCGGGCGGCCTGA